The Acetivibrio cellulolyticus CD2 genome has a segment encoding these proteins:
- a CDS encoding ATP-dependent DNA helicase, protein MNMDKKEIKVSVRNLVEFLLREGDIDSSFFRVNRAVEGTRIHKKIQKSQKEDYRPEVTLKYNVEYEEFVLSIEGRADGIIEDSNGVVIDEIKSTMSPLETIDENYSKVHWAQAKCYAYIYATLNNIEEINVRLTYCHLDTEEIKYLVRTFTILQLKEFFDGLIQTYYSWAKLVYDWQEEREQSIKNMKFPFEVYRKGQRELAVAVYKTITSSKNIFVKAPTGTGKTISTLFPAIKAMGEGHTSKIFYLTAKTITRSVAEEAFSIMRSKGLKFKTVTLTAKEKICIKEKPSCNPIDCEFAKGHFDRINDAVMDILTHENELKRDTIEMYSRKHRVCPFEYSLDLTLWADAVICDYNYVFDPRVYLKRFFTEKGDYTFLVDEAHNLVDRAREMYSAELYKKPVLKMKNEMKELSPKISKVLGRLNIFMLNMKKLCNEKGFYVSSEGDKDIYSILRKFVSECEEYLAKNENTKMGDELLELYFDALICIKICELYDERYVTYIEKQGDDVKLKLFCLDPAYLLGEALKKGKCGIFFSATLIPLDYYRGILGGNTDDYTMSIESPFSVDNRKLLVADSISTRYINRERSYKHIVESIRNLTHCKCGNYLIFFPSYQYMNNVYDVFCKEYPDVKVHVQSNIMTEEERENFLGFFIPDPSETTIGFCVMGGIFSEGIDLKSDRLIGTVIVGVGLPQVCLERDIIRDYFQERNSQGFEFAYMFPGMNKVMQAAGRVIRSETDKGIILLIDERFTNRSYLNLFPKEWFPYARVVKTNDIIKYVTEFWREEI, encoded by the coding sequence ATGAATATGGATAAAAAGGAAATAAAGGTATCTGTCCGGAATTTGGTAGAGTTCCTTTTGCGTGAGGGTGACATCGACAGCAGCTTTTTTCGTGTCAATAGAGCTGTAGAGGGAACCAGAATTCACAAAAAGATTCAAAAATCCCAGAAGGAAGACTATAGACCGGAAGTTACTCTTAAATATAATGTTGAATATGAGGAATTTGTACTGTCTATTGAAGGTCGTGCAGATGGAATTATTGAAGACAGTAACGGTGTTGTAATTGACGAGATAAAGAGTACTATGTCGCCACTTGAGACTATTGATGAAAACTACAGTAAAGTGCATTGGGCGCAGGCAAAGTGCTACGCTTATATATATGCAACTTTAAATAACATTGAAGAAATTAATGTGAGACTTACCTATTGCCATTTGGATACCGAAGAGATCAAATATTTAGTCAGAACTTTCACTATTCTCCAGTTGAAAGAATTCTTCGATGGGCTGATTCAAACCTACTATAGTTGGGCAAAACTCGTATATGATTGGCAGGAAGAAAGAGAACAATCCATAAAAAATATGAAATTTCCTTTTGAAGTGTATAGAAAGGGTCAGAGGGAGCTTGCGGTTGCTGTTTATAAGACGATAACTTCAAGTAAAAATATATTTGTGAAGGCTCCTACGGGAACAGGAAAAACTATTTCAACGCTTTTCCCAGCCATAAAGGCGATGGGTGAAGGTCATACCTCTAAAATATTCTACCTGACTGCAAAGACTATTACAAGAAGTGTAGCTGAAGAAGCTTTTTCAATAATGAGATCAAAGGGGCTTAAATTTAAAACAGTTACCCTTACCGCAAAAGAGAAAATTTGTATCAAGGAAAAGCCCAGCTGTAATCCTATAGACTGTGAGTTTGCAAAAGGACACTTTGATAGGATTAACGATGCGGTTATGGATATATTGACTCATGAAAATGAGTTGAAGAGGGACACTATTGAAATGTATTCGAGAAAGCATAGGGTGTGCCCTTTTGAATATTCACTCGACCTTACTCTGTGGGCGGATGCAGTTATTTGCGACTATAATTATGTTTTTGACCCAAGGGTATATTTAAAAAGGTTTTTTACTGAAAAGGGTGATTATACTTTTTTGGTTGACGAGGCTCATAATTTGGTTGACCGGGCTAGAGAGATGTACTCGGCGGAACTTTACAAAAAGCCTGTTCTTAAGATGAAGAATGAAATGAAGGAGCTAAGTCCTAAAATATCAAAAGTTCTTGGCAGGTTAAATATATTCATGCTCAATATGAAGAAGCTGTGTAATGAAAAAGGCTTTTATGTAAGTAGTGAAGGGGATAAGGATATTTATTCTATATTAAGGAAGTTTGTAAGTGAATGTGAGGAGTATCTTGCAAAAAATGAAAATACAAAAATGGGAGATGAACTTTTAGAGCTCTATTTTGATGCACTTATATGCATAAAGATTTGTGAACTCTATGATGAAAGATATGTTACCTATATAGAAAAGCAGGGTGACGATGTCAAGCTTAAGTTGTTTTGCCTGGATCCAGCATACCTTTTGGGTGAAGCGTTGAAAAAGGGAAAGTGTGGCATCTTTTTTTCTGCAACTCTTATTCCTTTGGATTATTATAGAGGGATATTGGGAGGAAATACTGATGACTATACAATGAGCATTGAATCACCTTTTAGTGTTGACAATAGAAAGCTTCTGGTGGCAGACAGTATATCTACAAGGTATATAAACAGGGAGAGAAGCTATAAGCATATAGTTGAATCAATAAGGAATTTGACACATTGCAAATGTGGGAATTATCTCATATTCTTTCCATCATATCAGTACATGAACAATGTCTATGACGTCTTCTGCAAAGAATACCCTGATGTTAAAGTTCATGTTCAGTCCAATATAATGACTGAAGAAGAGCGGGAGAATTTCCTTGGATTTTTTATTCCAGATCCATCTGAGACTACAATTGGTTTTTGTGTGATGGGTGGAATTTTCTCTGAGGGAATAGACCTTAAGAGTGATAGATTGATAGGTACTGTTATTGTAGGTGTTGGATTGCCTCAAGTATGCCTGGAAAGGGATATTATCAGGGATTATTTTCAGGAAAGAAACAGTCAGGGGTTTGAATTTGCTTATATGTTTCCGGGAATGAACAAGGTTATGCAGGCAGCTGGCAGGGTTATAAGATCGGAGACAGATAAGGGAATTATTTTACTTATAGATGAGCGGTTTACCAATAGGAGCTATCTTAACCTGTTTCCAAAGGAATGGTTTCCATATGCCAGAGTGGTTAAAACAAATGATATAATCAAGTATGTAACTGAGTTCTGGAGAGAAGAGATATGA
- a CDS encoding DUF1540 domain-containing protein, whose product MRASKMSHANEGIKCEVNTCYFYMNGDHCTADMIEVQHKNAHTSQETDCATFKPQA is encoded by the coding sequence ATGAGAGCTAGTAAAATGAGCCACGCTAATGAGGGAATAAAGTGTGAAGTAAATACTTGTTACTTCTATATGAATGGCGACCACTGTACTGCTGACATGATTGAAGTCCAGCACAAAAATGCACACACTTCACAGGAAACAGACTGTGCAACATTTAAACCACAGGCATAA
- a CDS encoding glycoside hydrolase family 9 protein: protein MKKLISTFIIAAILSTLLVAPSATVSAAAGYNYGEALQKAIMFYEFQMAGKLPDNMRTNWRGDACLGDGSDAGLDLTGGWFDAGDHVKFNLPMAYTTAMLAWEVIEYKDAFEKSGQLQYMMDQIKWASDYFIKCHPSKDVYYYQVGNGDADHRWWVPAECIDLQAARPSYKVTSAAPGSTVCAETAAALAATAIVYKDTNPDYAELCLKHAAELYSFAETSKSDAGYIEAMNFYRSWSGWSDELSWAGTFLYMATGDKTYLEKAEANVANWAVEERTTDIAYKWAHCWDDVHLGAALLLLKITGKDLYKDTLERHLDFWSVGYGDARITYSPKGLAHLTSWGPLRYSTTTAFLAALYSDYEGCSSDKKVTYMNFAKQQVDYCLGSSGMSYEIGYGDKYPQHPHHRTAQSSWCDSMNVPTYHRHTLVGALVGGPSAADAYSDMVSDYVTNEVACDYNAGFVGVLAKMYDEYGGDPIANFNAIEKPTNDEIYVQATVTGANKAEINAKVFNKSGWPARNIKTLSYRYFMDLSEYVSAGYDPDQITTGFNYTAATSKKISKPIVYDEAKNIYYVEADLTGTNIFPGSNSDHQKEIQMYIQPPSGAPWDNTNDWSYIGATKNSAVVANIPVYDAGKFIFGVEPDGSTPQPSSTVKPASPTPTTKPATPSPSNVPSPGTTSSIIVGDVDLSGTFNSIDMGIVRQHLLGMPTIINTNSKSKMVADVDGVGGVTSIDLAYMRQRLLGMISRFPIPDLIS from the coding sequence ATGAAAAAACTTATCAGCACATTTATAATCGCTGCAATTCTGTCAACTCTTCTTGTCGCTCCATCAGCAACTGTATCAGCGGCAGCAGGTTATAACTATGGAGAAGCACTCCAAAAAGCAATAATGTTCTATGAATTCCAAATGGCAGGCAAACTTCCCGACAATATGCGTACTAACTGGCGTGGAGATGCCTGTCTGGGTGACGGTTCGGATGCAGGTCTTGACCTTACAGGTGGTTGGTTTGATGCAGGAGATCATGTTAAATTTAATCTCCCTATGGCTTACACAACTGCAATGCTTGCGTGGGAAGTAATTGAGTACAAGGACGCATTTGAAAAATCTGGGCAACTTCAATACATGATGGATCAGATCAAATGGGCATCAGACTACTTTATTAAATGCCACCCATCAAAAGATGTATATTACTATCAGGTTGGTAACGGTGATGCTGACCACAGATGGTGGGTACCTGCCGAATGTATAGATCTTCAGGCAGCGAGACCTTCATACAAGGTAACTTCTGCTGCACCTGGTTCTACTGTTTGTGCAGAGACAGCTGCTGCTCTTGCAGCAACAGCTATTGTGTATAAGGACACAAATCCTGATTATGCTGAACTTTGCTTAAAGCACGCAGCAGAACTCTATAGTTTTGCTGAAACATCAAAAAGTGATGCCGGCTATATTGAAGCAATGAACTTCTATAGATCATGGAGCGGATGGTCCGATGAACTTTCGTGGGCTGGTACATTTCTCTATATGGCAACCGGAGATAAAACATATCTTGAAAAAGCTGAAGCAAATGTAGCTAATTGGGCCGTAGAAGAACGTACTACTGACATCGCTTACAAATGGGCACATTGTTGGGATGATGTTCACTTAGGAGCCGCACTTCTATTGCTAAAGATTACCGGTAAGGATTTATATAAAGATACTTTAGAAAGGCATCTTGATTTCTGGTCTGTTGGATATGGAGACGCTCGTATAACATACAGCCCTAAAGGTTTAGCACATCTCACTTCATGGGGTCCTTTAAGATATTCAACAACTACAGCTTTTCTTGCAGCTTTGTACTCAGACTACGAGGGCTGTTCTTCTGATAAAAAAGTTACATATATGAACTTTGCAAAACAGCAAGTTGATTACTGTCTCGGAAGTTCAGGAATGAGCTATGAAATCGGTTACGGAGATAAATATCCTCAACACCCTCACCACAGAACCGCTCAAAGTTCGTGGTGCGATAGCATGAATGTTCCTACATATCACAGACACACATTGGTTGGTGCTCTTGTTGGAGGTCCAAGTGCTGCAGATGCATACAGTGATATGGTATCAGATTATGTAACAAATGAGGTTGCATGTGACTACAATGCAGGTTTTGTTGGGGTTCTTGCAAAAATGTATGATGAGTATGGCGGAGACCCAATTGCAAACTTTAATGCGATAGAAAAGCCAACAAATGACGAAATTTATGTTCAGGCTACTGTAACAGGTGCAAATAAGGCAGAAATAAATGCAAAAGTATTCAACAAATCAGGTTGGCCTGCAAGAAATATAAAAACACTTTCATACAGATATTTTATGGACCTTTCAGAATATGTTTCTGCAGGATATGACCCTGATCAGATAACAACAGGTTTTAACTACACTGCTGCAACTTCAAAGAAAATATCAAAACCTATCGTTTATGATGAAGCCAAGAACATTTATTATGTTGAAGCTGACCTGACAGGAACCAATATTTTCCCAGGAAGCAACTCAGATCACCAGAAGGAAATTCAGATGTACATCCAGCCACCATCAGGCGCACCATGGGATAACACAAATGACTGGTCATATATAGGTGCTACAAAAAATAGTGCTGTAGTAGCCAACATACCTGTTTATGATGCCGGTAAATTTATTTTTGGAGTTGAGCCGGATGGAAGCACACCACAACCAAGCTCTACAGTAAAACCTGCCTCACCAACTCCTACAACCAAACCTGCTACACCTTCCCCGTCAAATGTACCTAGCCCAGGTACTACATCCTCTATCATTGTTGGAGATGTAGATTTATCAGGTACTTTTAATTCAATTGACATGGGAATTGTAAGACAACATCTTCTCGGAATGCCAACTATTATTAATACAAACAGCAAATCCAAAATGGTTGCAGATGTTGACGGAGTTGGCGGTGTTACTTCAATAGACCTGGCATATATGAGACAGCGTCTATTAGGAATGATAAGTAGGTTCCCTATACCAGACCTAATCAGCTAA
- a CDS encoding heavy metal translocating P-type ATPase: MDNKKELILDGLGCASCASKIEDEVRSIKGVKNASVDFVSSKLTIEAENESLLGEISIAVAKVVKNIEVDINVVEPGEGSKIVSPFSMRVNKKIAIKFAAGAILFFTALIFNLPFLLELFLFIASYLILGFDVVVKAYKNIVKGQVFDENFLMSIATIGAFAIGEYPEGVAVMLFYQIGEIFQDMAVNHSRNSIKALFDIRPDYANLKVDGDIRKVSPEEVHIGNLIVVKPGEKVPLDGKIVEGRSVVDASALTGESLPVEVEAGSEILSGVINKNGLITVEVTKEFAQSTVSKILDLVENASSKKAATENFITKFARYYTPAVVIIAALLAVIPPLIIRGASFAEWLNRALVFLVVSCPCALVVSIPLGFFGGIGGASKNGILIKGGNFLEALNSIDTVAFDKTGTLTKGVFKVTEVKPMIGFSKDEVLKFAAYGESFSNHPIAVSIISACKTKIDKGSIENYTEIPGYGLKVSAEAKEILVGNSKLMDMEKIEWTKVDDIGTIIYVAVGGKYAGYIVISDEIKDDSSNTVQALKKMGVRRTIMLTGDNSTTASKIGRELGLDGVYSELLPDQKVERFEDLYKNRLTKGNILYVGDGINDAPVIARADVGIAMGALGSDAAIEAADIVLLTDEPSKLLSAIKIARRTRNIVWQNIVFALSIKALVLIFGAFGIATMWEAVFADVGVALLAVLNSMRAMNAGK; this comes from the coding sequence ATGGATAATAAGAAAGAATTGATATTAGATGGGCTTGGTTGTGCAAGTTGTGCATCGAAAATTGAAGATGAAGTCAGGAGCATCAAGGGTGTTAAAAATGCTTCGGTTGATTTTGTCTCCAGTAAACTTACCATTGAGGCAGAGAATGAAAGTCTTTTAGGGGAAATATCTATTGCGGTAGCAAAGGTTGTAAAGAATATTGAAGTGGATATAAATGTAGTTGAGCCGGGAGAAGGTAGTAAAATTGTAAGTCCATTTAGCATGAGGGTTAACAAAAAGATAGCAATTAAGTTTGCAGCAGGAGCAATATTATTTTTTACGGCGCTGATATTTAACCTTCCATTTTTGTTGGAGTTATTTCTGTTTATTGCGAGTTACTTGATTTTGGGTTTTGATGTAGTTGTTAAGGCATATAAAAATATTGTAAAAGGACAGGTTTTTGATGAAAACTTTTTAATGAGTATTGCAACTATAGGGGCTTTTGCCATCGGTGAGTATCCTGAAGGGGTTGCAGTTATGTTGTTCTATCAGATAGGAGAGATATTCCAGGACATGGCCGTAAATCACTCCAGAAATTCAATCAAGGCATTGTTTGATATTAGACCTGACTATGCCAACCTTAAGGTAGATGGAGATATAAGAAAAGTGTCACCGGAGGAAGTTCATATAGGTAATTTGATAGTGGTTAAGCCTGGAGAAAAGGTACCTTTAGATGGAAAGATTGTTGAAGGTAGATCTGTAGTAGATGCATCAGCTTTGACAGGGGAATCACTTCCGGTTGAAGTTGAAGCCGGAAGTGAAATTCTATCAGGAGTTATAAACAAGAATGGTCTTATTACAGTAGAGGTAACAAAGGAGTTTGCACAGTCTACCGTATCAAAAATTCTTGACCTGGTAGAGAATGCCAGCAGTAAAAAGGCTGCAACAGAGAACTTTATAACAAAATTTGCGAGGTACTATACACCGGCAGTTGTTATAATAGCTGCATTACTTGCAGTAATTCCGCCATTGATAATAAGAGGTGCTTCATTTGCAGAATGGCTAAATAGAGCGCTTGTATTTCTGGTAGTGTCATGTCCATGTGCTTTGGTGGTGTCTATTCCTTTAGGATTCTTTGGAGGGATAGGCGGTGCATCAAAAAATGGTATTTTGATTAAGGGAGGCAACTTCCTGGAAGCATTAAATAGTATCGACACTGTTGCGTTTGATAAAACAGGTACTTTGACAAAAGGCGTGTTTAAAGTCACAGAAGTTAAGCCAATGATCGGTTTTTCAAAAGATGAGGTTTTAAAGTTTGCCGCATATGGAGAAAGTTTTTCAAATCATCCAATTGCAGTATCTATAATAAGTGCATGCAAAACTAAAATTGACAAAGGAAGCATCGAAAACTATACGGAAATTCCAGGCTATGGCTTGAAGGTGAGTGCTGAGGCAAAAGAAATACTGGTTGGAAATTCGAAGTTGATGGATATGGAGAAAATAGAATGGACTAAAGTTGATGACATTGGAACTATAATATATGTTGCTGTTGGAGGTAAGTATGCAGGGTATATTGTCATATCTGATGAGATAAAGGATGACTCTTCAAACACAGTGCAGGCACTTAAGAAAATGGGAGTACGCAGAACCATCATGCTTACTGGCGACAATAGCACTACAGCATCTAAAATTGGAAGGGAATTGGGATTGGATGGAGTATATTCAGAACTTCTTCCAGACCAGAAGGTTGAAAGGTTTGAAGACCTTTATAAGAATAGGTTGACTAAAGGTAATATATTGTATGTAGGTGATGGAATAAATGATGCGCCTGTAATTGCAAGAGCTGATGTAGGGATTGCAATGGGGGCATTGGGGTCGGATGCAGCAATAGAAGCGGCAGATATTGTTCTGTTAACTGATGAGCCTTCAAAGCTGTTAAGTGCAATTAAGATTGCAAGAAGAACTCGTAACATAGTATGGCAAAACATTGTTTTTGCTTTGTCTATTAAAGCTTTAGTGCTGATATTTGGAGCTTTTGGGATTGCAACAATGTGGGAGGCAGTATTCGCTGATGTTGGAGTAGCATTGTTGGCAGTACTAAATTCCATGCGTGCGATGAATGCAGGTAAATAA
- a CDS encoding ArsR/SmtB family transcription factor, whose protein sequence is MDNNKDILKCDCTTIHQDIVDSVRSNMPSEENLYDIAELFKVFGDTTRIKIICALFEAEMCVCDIANLLNMTQSAISHQLRVLKQARLVKYRRDGKIVYYSLDDEHIKHIFNLGLAHINEE, encoded by the coding sequence ATGGATAACAATAAAGATATTCTTAAATGCGATTGTACTACGATACATCAAGATATTGTTGACAGTGTCAGGTCCAATATGCCTTCGGAAGAAAATCTTTATGATATTGCTGAACTTTTTAAGGTATTTGGAGATACTACAAGGATAAAAATAATCTGTGCTTTGTTTGAGGCTGAAATGTGTGTATGTGATATTGCAAATCTTCTTAATATGACACAGTCTGCAATTTCTCATCAGCTCAGGGTATTAAAGCAAGCACGACTTGTGAAGTATAGGAGGGATGGGAAAATAGTTTACTATTCATTAGATGATGAACATATTAAACATATATTTAATCTGGGTTTGGCACATATAAACGAAGAGTAA
- a CDS encoding glycoside hydrolase family 1 protein codes for MESFVLPEDFLLGTATASLQIEGGDKNNTWYKWCEEGHIKDGSSCITACDHWNRVEQDTELLIQMNVNTHRMSLEWSRIEPKAGEFSSEAIEHYRNEINLLIKNGIKPLITLHHFSEPLWFYEMGGWLKTGNSNYFLEYVKYVIEHLGDEVCEWITFNEPNVYTKFGYIFGLWPPGHRKLSMSSKVCSEIIKAHVKAYQIIHSIRKEMGFNGKTRVGFAMHIRIFCGVTFMGRLLSKAADYFFHELYMEGMIKSNIKFPLSVNGHKHTAATYADFIGINYYTRNIIEFSFSPSNLFHSIRNDNELDKNDLGWDIYPEGIYSVCKKYYERYRLPIYITENGISDKSDSKRPNFICSHLANIAKAIGEGTEIQRYYHWTLMDNFEWLDGQEANFGLYHCNFETQERTIRPGGNLYSMICKEKKLTDEMMDEFLKAK; via the coding sequence ATGGAAAGTTTTGTGTTACCTGAAGATTTTTTATTGGGGACAGCTACAGCCAGCTTGCAAATTGAAGGCGGAGATAAGAATAACACATGGTATAAGTGGTGTGAGGAGGGGCATATAAAGGATGGCTCAAGCTGCATTACAGCATGTGACCACTGGAACCGGGTTGAACAGGATACAGAGCTTTTGATCCAGATGAATGTAAATACGCATAGGATGAGCCTTGAATGGAGCAGAATTGAACCGAAGGCAGGAGAGTTTTCCAGTGAGGCTATTGAGCATTACAGGAATGAGATAAATCTGCTAATAAAGAATGGAATAAAACCGCTTATTACGCTTCATCATTTTTCAGAGCCACTTTGGTTTTATGAAATGGGGGGGTGGCTGAAAACAGGCAATTCCAATTATTTTCTCGAATACGTCAAATATGTTATTGAGCATCTTGGTGATGAGGTATGCGAATGGATAACTTTCAATGAGCCTAATGTTTATACTAAGTTTGGTTATATTTTTGGTTTGTGGCCTCCGGGACATAGAAAGCTATCTATGAGCTCGAAGGTTTGTTCAGAAATAATTAAGGCACACGTAAAGGCATATCAAATTATTCATAGTATTAGGAAAGAAATGGGGTTTAACGGCAAAACAAGAGTTGGATTTGCTATGCATATACGTATTTTTTGTGGTGTTACCTTTATGGGAAGATTGCTTTCTAAAGCTGCTGATTATTTTTTTCACGAATTATACATGGAGGGAATGATAAAGAGCAATATAAAGTTCCCATTGTCTGTAAACGGTCACAAACATACCGCAGCTACTTATGCTGATTTCATAGGAATAAACTACTATACGCGGAATATAATAGAGTTTTCATTTAGTCCTTCAAATTTATTTCATTCTATTAGAAATGACAATGAACTTGATAAGAATGACCTTGGATGGGATATATATCCTGAAGGCATATATTCCGTTTGCAAAAAGTATTATGAGCGCTACAGACTTCCAATATACATAACTGAAAATGGAATTAGTGATAAAAGTGATTCAAAGAGACCGAATTTTATATGCAGCCACCTTGCCAATATCGCGAAAGCAATAGGGGAAGGAACTGAGATTCAAAGGTATTACCATTGGACCTTGATGGATAACTTTGAATGGTTGGATGGTCAGGAAGCAAACTTTGGTCTGTATCATTGTAACTTTGAAACTCAGGAAAGGACAATTAGACCTGGGGGCAATCTTTACAGCATGATCTGCAAAGAAAAGAAATTAACTGATGAAATGATGGATGAATTCTTGAAAGCCAAGTAA
- a CDS encoding bifunctional diguanylate cyclase/phosphohydrolase, with product MTILNKLFSSLNIDFKFLKTKYFNTKIKIFEFILVEALYILMSVLLMLPASDQSFKQILGQFQIFAAIYLAFRFRFFGLFIGLFINLFEIVLLSYAYMAHPMIGILAGFTSKVLTILSSIVMAILSNKQEKQKEELQEQKSKLETLSVTDDLTGAYNHRFFNSTLDNEIEKLKLTRDCIALIMIDIDNFKMCNDISGHDYGDDILKGTASILKEAAGDGNTVCRYGGDEFAIILPSSNLQSASQIAHRIRNLFEKQKTNYFEENSYSNITLSMGLSVYPDMADNKDELINQADMALYHSKNLGKDNIHFYQDILVKLKKNISSDHQHMIGVFKALLSTISAKDMYTRGHSERVAHYAVKIGEALNLNLKDISMLQYAGLLHDIGKVEIPKVILSKKEKLTDAEQEIIKQHPLYSANILEPLNMNQLIDYVIHHHERYDGHGYPHGLAGKSISLGARILCVADCFDAILSERPYSSSMNMNEAFLELEHHSGSQFDPEIVNILINVMKNSEEYKKAI from the coding sequence ATGACTATATTAAATAAACTTTTTTCATCACTCAATATAGACTTTAAATTTCTAAAAACGAAATATTTTAATACCAAGATTAAAATTTTTGAATTTATTTTAGTTGAAGCCCTATATATATTGATGTCGGTGCTTCTTATGCTTCCCGCATCCGACCAAAGTTTCAAACAGATACTCGGACAGTTTCAGATATTTGCCGCAATATACCTTGCCTTTCGTTTCAGATTTTTTGGCCTGTTTATTGGATTATTTATAAACTTATTTGAAATTGTATTACTTTCCTATGCCTACATGGCACACCCTATGATTGGTATATTAGCGGGCTTTACCTCAAAGGTGCTTACTATTCTTTCTTCAATTGTTATGGCTATTCTCTCAAATAAGCAAGAAAAGCAAAAAGAAGAACTGCAAGAGCAAAAATCCAAGCTGGAGACACTTTCTGTAACCGACGATCTGACAGGAGCTTATAATCATAGATTTTTTAATTCAACACTTGATAATGAAATTGAAAAGTTAAAATTAACCAGGGACTGTATTGCTTTAATCATGATAGACATAGATAATTTTAAGATGTGCAATGATATTAGTGGACATGACTACGGTGATGATATATTAAAAGGAACAGCCTCAATACTTAAAGAAGCAGCAGGAGATGGAAACACTGTCTGCAGGTATGGAGGTGACGAGTTTGCAATTATTCTTCCAAGTTCAAATCTCCAATCTGCAAGTCAGATCGCCCATAGAATACGGAATTTATTTGAAAAACAAAAGACCAACTACTTTGAAGAAAACTCTTACAGTAATATAACCCTTTCAATGGGATTGTCTGTTTATCCGGATATGGCAGATAACAAAGATGAACTTATCAATCAGGCAGATATGGCACTATATCACTCCAAGAACCTGGGCAAAGATAATATTCACTTTTATCAGGATATATTGGTAAAACTCAAAAAGAATATTAGTTCAGACCACCAGCATATGATAGGAGTATTCAAGGCACTACTTAGCACCATATCAGCCAAGGATATGTACACTCGCGGGCATTCGGAACGTGTAGCTCATTATGCAGTAAAGATAGGGGAAGCTCTCAATCTAAATCTAAAAGACATAAGTATGCTCCAATATGCAGGGTTGCTTCATGATATCGGAAAAGTAGAAATTCCAAAGGTGATTCTCAGTAAAAAGGAAAAATTGACTGATGCCGAACAAGAAATAATTAAACAACACCCATTATATAGCGCCAATATTCTAGAACCTTTGAACATGAATCAGCTTATTGACTATGTTATCCACCACCACGAAAGATATGATGGCCACGGTTATCCCCATGGACTGGCAGGTAAATCCATTAGCCTTGGTGCAAGAATATTATGTGTAGCCGATTGTTTTGACGCAATATTATCTGAACGTCCTTATAGTTCGAGTATGAACATGAATGAAGCATTTCTGGAACTTGAACACCATTCAGGATCACAATTCGATCCGGAAATTGTCAACATTTTAATAAATGTTATGAAAAACAGTGAAGAATACAAAAAAGCTATCTAA